AAGGAAGACTTACATCCACTCATGTGATTGCTGCAGCCTGTGTCCACATACCATGTCTCCTGATCAGTTTTTGTCAGTGCATGAAAAGCCATCAAAAGTGTCTCTTcctccttctttttctccacaaaatttgacttttctcctttttcttttggtaactTCGTGTAGCACTCATTCTTGTAGTGCCCAAAATTTCCACATCTATAACACTCCACTTTTGACTTATCAAAGTGGTAcgttcctttttcttcaaagtCATCATCTCTTTTGAAAACATGAGATGACTTGCTGTCATCTCTATGTCCAGACCATCCACCTCCTCGATGACCTCGACCACTTCTTCCTCTACCACGTCCACCTCTTCCACGACCTCTTCCTCCTCGAGAACTTGAGGACTCAGAAACAATGGAAGCTTTCAGAGCTGTTTGTTCTTCACTAGCAGTGGTGCGGTTAAGTCTTTGTTCATGCACTAACAAAGAGCTTTGTAGTTCATCAACTCGTAACTCAGCAACGTTCTTTGCCTCTTCAATTGAACAGACAATGTAGTCAAATTTTGGAGTCAATGATCTCATAATTTTCTCCACAACTTTGACTTCTTCCATGGTGCCACCATTGGATCTCATCTTGCTTGCTATTCCCAGAGTTCTAGCAAAGAAATCAGTGATGGACTCTCCTGATTTCATTTGTAAAGTTTCGAAGTCCCTTGTTAGAGTTTGAAGCACTGCACGCTTCACCCTCTCTGACCCTtcatatttcttcttcaaagaATCCCATATTTGTTTGGAGGTCTCCTTCTCGAGTATAGTCTCCAAGATGGATCGATCAAGTGCCTGAAAAAGGTAATTTTTCACCCTCAAGTCCTTCAGCTTCTGTTCAGCAACcctcttttgttgttgttcagTCAACACAACTCCCTCTGCTGGGGCGTCAATTCCTGATTCCACAAGATTCCAATACTCCTTTGACCTGAGAAAATTTTCCATCAGCATGCTCCAATGGTCGTAGTGACCATCAAATCGTGGAATCGCTGGTTGAATAAAACTCTCAGTGGCTTTCTCAGTTGCCATTGTTTCTTGCTGCTGCAAGACACAATCTTTCACCTTTTTCAAGTTTGTTCAGGCCCAGAAGGGCTCTGATACCAGATGTTGAGAAACTGAAATTAACTTAAACGTAAAAGGACTCTTTGAGCAAACGTATTTCGCAGCTATGAAATACTGCAGTTTTCCTCTCTtataaatatctgaaaaacAAAGCTTACAAACTAACAATCTCCACAATAACCACTAACACACAAGTGCAGATTTTGTGGAGTTCAACTACCTTAAGCAACGGAAGCAAATTTGAACGTGGGGAACAGACTAAACCACAACTTCTACATTCTAGGACTTCAGCTTGACTTGGTCTCTACATGGCCATGTCagcattatttaattaaaaaactaattaaacttAACTGAATAACTTTTAACAGGTGGAAGCCATTAATCTTCGAGCTATTGAAGTTGGAAGTGAAGGAGCAGGAGGAGCCAATACTTTGAGAAGCCTGGTGAAAGTTGAACATACTTGCAAAGGCACTGGTTTCTTCATCTCTTAATTGCTCTGGTTCAAATTCAACACTCTCTCTGTGTTTGGCGTTAAATtttcacacacaaaaaagaaaaataattaaataaaactgatTGCATGCCAAAGAGAGATTTGGTGGCCATTAAGAGTAGATTGcaatcaaaattaattgattgAAATCAAAGAAGACAAGTATCAAGAGAAGGCttgcaagaaaagaaaaaagatgtcGAGGAATTAATTCTCTGTGCTCGTTTAATTTGCATGCAACTTTTATGtgacaaatatataattcattcTTCTTGTAAGTAGGAAGACCATCGTTTTAAAACCATAATTTCTAGTCGATCTTTGAAGCATAGTTACCACCACATAGAGCAACACCTCAGACATAGATTTTGGTGAGAGCAACAGTCTCAATTATGAATTCATAATTACTGAATTTGTAACatagaaacaagaaaaaagacaaaaataaaaaataaaaaatttgaaaacagctgcaaccaaattgaaagtgcaaaccaaattaaactaAATCTTACTAAACTAACTAATTAAGAGTATTCTACCTACGAGATGATGAATCATCTGGTCAAATATCTTATTCATTGATCTCGCTTTAACTTCAGTCGACCACACAAAGATTTTGATCGCTCTCAACGTTTTTAAAAACATGAAGAGATAGGAGCTGATAGCCCCCATATTTATTGGCAAACTAGGAGTCTTGTGTGTTCGATCGCAGGTTGTATTTTCATTgatgtatcttttctttttcttcaaaacaCCTACCTACTCTATCACTATATAGACTAGTCTATTGTCTATTTTAACAGTATGGGTCATTTTAAGGCCCCATTAGTGAGATCGGGCCAGGACTTACCTATCTTTCAATTTGCTAATGGCATGTGCTAATTTATAAAGCtgcaattttattttggtgcATGCATTCACATGGGCCTGCAAGGCTGTATTAACTTCTTGATTAACCATAATTCTgcaattttact
The Prunus dulcis chromosome 2, ALMONDv2, whole genome shotgun sequence DNA segment above includes these coding regions:
- the LOC117618264 gene encoding uncharacterized protein LOC117618264, translating into MATEKATESFIQPAIPRFDGHYDHWSMLMENFLRSKEYWNLVESGIDAPAEGVVLTEQQQKRVAEQKLKDLRVKNYLFQALDRSILETILEKETSKQIWDSLKKKYEGSERVKRAVLQTLTRDFETLQMKSGESITDFFARTLGIASKMRSNGGTMEEVKVVEKIMRSLTPKFDYIVCSIEEAKNVAELRVDELQSSLLVHEQRLNRTTASEEQTALKASIVSESSSSRGGRGRGRGGRGRGRSGRGHRGGGWSGHRDDSKSSHVFKRDDDFEEKGTYHFDKSKVECYRCGNFGHYKNECYTKRHGMWTQAAAIT